In the genome of Gloeotrichia echinulata CP02, one region contains:
- a CDS encoding transcriptional regulator has protein sequence MTITFNSDKYKELLCQYPPKLIRNEAENEQALAIVEELMHRSNRSPEEDELYELLIILIEKFEEEYYSPGKGSEPRSMLLFLMEQRDIKEADLVGVIGSEEVVLEVVHGKGEISKAQAKTLGDFFHVDPGLFI, from the coding sequence ATGACCATTACTTTTAATTCAGATAAATATAAAGAGTTATTATGTCAGTATCCGCCAAAACTGATTAGAAATGAAGCTGAAAATGAACAAGCTTTAGCAATTGTCGAAGAATTAATGCATCGTTCTAACCGTAGCCCTGAAGAAGATGAACTTTATGAGTTGCTAATTATTTTAATTGAAAAGTTTGAAGAAGAATACTATTCACCTGGAAAAGGTTCTGAACCTCGCTCTATGTTACTGTTTTTGATGGAACAAAGAGATATTAAAGAGGCAGATTTAGTGGGTGTTATTGGCTCTGAAGAAGTTGTGTTGGAAGTGGTTCATGGTAAGGGAGAAATTAGCAAAGCTCAAGCTAAGACTTTGGGAGATTTTTTTCACGTTGACCCTGGTTTGTTTATTTAA
- a CDS encoding glycosyltransferase family 4 protein: MRIAWIGKKSPFCGNVTYSREITNALLDRGHQVSFLHFAEEESEPDNWPNFQEVSLPFIYKSQVYTIPTFKATKVLTDALREIKPDIVHASLTLSPLDFVLPEICEQLNLPLIATFHTPFAGKGAKLISGTQLLAYQLYAPFLGHYNRVIVFSQIQRDLLARMGVREKNIAVIPNGVDTSKYSPGVSQVKTEFSCERLFVYQGRIAPEKNIEPLLRAWKQSEMGADSKLLIVGDGPLKPSLQPFYGLESGIIWLGFIAEEERRIEILRGGDVFILPSLVEGLSLSLLEAMACGLACLATDVGADGEVLEKGAGVILSSKTVRSQLKTLLPLFQDHPELTTVLGQKARKRVLERYTLNDNITRLEQLYQEVLTQRPMHLSR, encoded by the coding sequence ATGCGTATAGCTTGGATTGGAAAAAAATCACCCTTTTGTGGTAATGTTACCTATAGTCGAGAAATTACCAATGCCCTACTAGACCGGGGACATCAAGTTAGCTTTCTCCACTTTGCCGAAGAAGAATCTGAACCTGACAACTGGCCGAATTTTCAAGAAGTTTCGCTTCCCTTTATTTATAAGTCCCAGGTTTACACAATTCCCACATTTAAAGCGACGAAAGTATTAACTGACGCGCTACGGGAAATCAAGCCAGATATAGTCCATGCTTCGTTGACTCTATCTCCCCTTGATTTTGTTTTACCAGAAATTTGTGAACAACTGAATTTGCCCCTGATAGCCACTTTTCACACACCATTTGCGGGTAAAGGGGCAAAACTGATATCGGGAACCCAACTTTTGGCTTATCAACTCTACGCGCCTTTTTTGGGTCACTACAATCGCGTGATTGTATTTTCGCAAATTCAGCGCGACTTGTTGGCGCGGATGGGTGTGCGAGAAAAAAATATCGCCGTGATTCCCAACGGGGTTGATACTTCTAAATATTCTCCTGGTGTATCTCAAGTCAAAACGGAATTTTCTTGCGAACGCTTGTTTGTTTATCAAGGTCGCATCGCTCCGGAAAAAAATATTGAACCTCTATTACGGGCTTGGAAGCAGTCGGAAATGGGGGCTGATAGTAAGTTGCTAATTGTGGGCGATGGTCCTTTGAAGCCTTCTTTACAGCCGTTTTATGGTTTGGAATCTGGGATTATTTGGTTAGGATTTATTGCTGAGGAAGAACGACGCATCGAAATATTACGGGGAGGAGATGTATTTATTTTGCCTTCATTGGTAGAAGGTTTGTCACTATCTCTATTAGAGGCAATGGCATGTGGACTGGCTTGTTTAGCCACAGATGTCGGTGCAGATGGGGAAGTGTTAGAAAAAGGTGCGGGTGTCATTCTTAGCTCCAAAACCGTGCGATCGCAATTAAAAACCCTGTTACCTTTATTCCAAGATCATCCAGAATTAACAACCGTCCTAGGGCAGAAAGCAAGAAAGCGTGTATTAGAGCGCTATACCCTCAACGATAATATTACACGCCTAGAACAACTTTATCAAGAAGTTTTAACACAGCGACCGATGCATTTAAGTCGTTGA